One window of the Candidatus Zymogenus saltonus genome contains the following:
- a CDS encoding DtxR family transcriptional regulator has translation MYSGTLTASMEDYLEAIFHIMKEKQAVRPKEIAKRLKVTNASVTGALRSLAEKKLINYAPYDVITLTREGRVAAKDVIRRHEVLRDFFVNVLAVDEKNADKAACQMEHSIPKIILERFIQFADFIELCPRAGSKWITGYGYSCDYGRIQDNCDECIERTLNEVKKRNLKGGAKTMEKISLRDLQPGQKCKVLSVKSDHEANKRIVEMGVTPGAVIEIERVAPLGDPIDIKVRGYHLSLRKDEVEDIEVESL, from the coding sequence ATGTATTCGGGAACGTTGACGGCCAGCATGGAAGATTACCTCGAGGCCATCTTCCATATCATGAAAGAAAAACAGGCGGTGAGGCCCAAGGAGATCGCAAAGCGGCTCAAGGTCACCAACGCATCGGTGACGGGGGCGCTTCGGTCGCTGGCCGAAAAGAAGCTGATAAACTACGCTCCCTATGACGTCATCACCCTTACCAGGGAGGGGAGAGTTGCCGCAAAGGACGTGATCCGTCGCCACGAGGTGCTGCGCGATTTCTTCGTAAATGTCCTGGCTGTGGACGAAAAAAACGCCGACAAGGCGGCCTGTCAGATGGAGCACTCGATCCCGAAGATCATACTGGAGCGGTTCATCCAGTTTGCCGATTTTATCGAGCTCTGCCCGAGGGCCGGCTCAAAATGGATTACCGGATACGGGTACAGCTGTGACTACGGCCGTATCCAGGATAACTGTGACGAGTGCATTGAGCGCACATTGAACGAAGTCAAGAAAAGAAATTTAAAAGGAGGTGCAAAAACTATGGAAAAGATAAGTCTGAGAGATCTGCAGCCGGGCCAAAAGTGCAAGGTGTTGAGCGTAAAGTCCGACCATGAGGCGAATAAGCGGATTGTGGAGATGGGGGTTACTCCCGGGGCTGTGATCGAGATAGAGAGGGTGGCCCCCCTGGGCGATCCGATCGATATCAAGGTCAGGGGCTACCATCTCTCGCTTCGCAAGGACGAGGTGGAGGACATCGAAGTTGAGAGCCTGTAG